The Fructilactobacillus ixorae genome has a window encoding:
- the polA gene encoding DNA polymerase I, translating to MAAQKILLIDGNSLFYKAFFALYQSLDRFTNEAGLHTNALYGFNRMLNDMLAQGQPDAVLAAFDAGETTFRTNMYHGYKSGRDRMPEELREQFPYVMELLQKRGIKTYELADYEADDIIGTTARQAEQAGYKVTVVTGDRDLTQLCSPQTTVKVSKKGVSDIEAFTPTYVEETMGITPEQIVDVKGLQGDTSDNYPGVEKVGPKTALKLVHQFGTIENLYQHIDEVSGKKLKEHLVNDREQAFLSKQLATIKRDAPLTVGLGDMKYRGDQEPDLQELYQKLNFRSFLTDSDSEATAASELPEVQYTVLTAENAAELDQLTTEVVVNVEMLTPNYHVADQVGLVIGTPKHWYVTKDVALLQNPHVQGLLENPAIKKDVFDNKAQRVALHRDGIALQAVDFDMLLVSYLLNTLNNADDVGEVARQHHYNGVLPDQDVYGKGKSIKLPADDEFYRHLTRKALAISRLKQQMLADLDAHQQAALYREMELPLSQVLGQMEITGIKVDRDRLEALKSKFIERVAELEQGIYQDAGTEFNVGSPKQLGEVLFEKLQLPVIKKTKTGYSTSVDVLEKLAPDHPIIAKILAYRQLTKLISTYIDGIESDIQPDQKVHTRYLQTLTQTGRLSSVDPNLQNIPVRTEEGRKIREAFVPSEPDWVLFSSDYSQIELRVLAAISGDPNMKAAFANDEDIHAVTARRIFELDPDADVDANLRRQAKAVNFGIVYGISSYGLSQNTGISNQEAKRFIEKYFHEYPGVKQYMDESVAFAKDHGYVETIAKRRRYIPEIKSRSFQRRQFAERIAMNSPIQGSAADIIKAAMIKMNQVLADRGLQARMLLQIHDELIFEAPVFELETLETVVPKVMDSIVQTDSLLQAAAVNFDVPLKVESRYGNNWYNIKK from the coding sequence ATGGCGGCACAAAAAATATTATTAATTGACGGTAATTCATTATTTTACAAGGCATTTTTCGCTTTGTACCAGTCTTTAGATCGTTTTACCAATGAGGCCGGCTTACACACGAATGCCCTGTACGGGTTTAATCGAATGCTGAATGATATGTTAGCCCAGGGGCAACCGGATGCGGTCCTGGCAGCGTTTGATGCGGGAGAAACGACCTTTCGAACGAACATGTACCACGGTTATAAAAGTGGTCGGGATAGGATGCCCGAGGAGTTGCGTGAACAGTTTCCGTATGTGATGGAGCTCTTGCAAAAGCGGGGGATTAAAACCTATGAACTGGCGGACTATGAAGCTGATGACATCATTGGCACTACGGCGCGGCAAGCAGAACAGGCCGGGTACAAAGTTACAGTTGTTACCGGCGATCGTGATTTAACCCAACTATGTTCGCCACAAACCACGGTGAAGGTTTCTAAAAAAGGGGTCAGTGACATTGAGGCCTTTACCCCGACCTACGTGGAAGAAACTATGGGGATTACCCCGGAGCAAATCGTGGACGTGAAGGGGTTGCAAGGGGACACTTCCGATAACTATCCCGGAGTAGAAAAAGTGGGACCGAAGACGGCGTTGAAGCTCGTGCATCAGTTTGGAACCATTGAAAATCTTTATCAACACATTGATGAGGTGTCCGGGAAAAAACTCAAGGAACATCTGGTAAATGACCGGGAGCAAGCGTTTTTATCCAAGCAACTAGCCACTATCAAACGAGATGCCCCGCTTACGGTTGGCTTGGGGGACATGAAGTACCGTGGGGACCAAGAGCCGGACTTACAGGAACTGTATCAAAAGCTTAATTTCCGTTCCTTTCTTACGGATTCGGATTCAGAAGCAACCGCCGCTTCGGAACTACCAGAGGTGCAGTACACGGTGTTAACCGCTGAGAACGCTGCGGAGTTAGATCAACTAACTACGGAAGTGGTCGTCAACGTGGAAATGTTGACCCCTAATTATCACGTGGCCGACCAGGTTGGTTTGGTAATTGGCACGCCAAAGCACTGGTACGTTACCAAAGATGTTGCTCTCCTGCAGAATCCACACGTGCAAGGGTTGTTAGAAAATCCAGCAATCAAAAAAGATGTTTTCGATAATAAAGCCCAACGAGTGGCCTTGCACCGGGATGGGATTGCCTTGCAAGCCGTTGATTTTGACATGTTGCTAGTTTCATATTTACTAAACACGCTTAACAACGCCGATGATGTTGGCGAAGTTGCGCGGCAACACCACTATAACGGGGTGCTGCCCGATCAGGATGTCTACGGGAAAGGGAAAAGCATTAAGTTGCCCGCTGATGATGAATTTTATCGGCATCTCACCCGCAAGGCCCTCGCCATTAGTCGACTGAAGCAGCAAATGTTAGCCGATTTAGATGCGCACCAGCAAGCTGCACTTTACCGGGAAATGGAATTGCCCTTGTCGCAGGTCCTCGGTCAAATGGAGATTACTGGCATTAAGGTTGACCGCGACCGGTTAGAAGCTTTAAAAAGTAAGTTTATTGAACGAGTAGCTGAACTAGAACAGGGGATTTATCAGGATGCCGGGACCGAGTTTAACGTGGGTTCTCCAAAACAACTCGGAGAGGTGCTGTTTGAAAAGTTACAGCTTCCGGTGATTAAAAAGACCAAAACTGGTTATTCAACTTCCGTTGATGTCTTGGAGAAATTAGCTCCAGACCATCCGATTATTGCTAAAATTTTAGCGTACCGCCAGTTGACCAAGCTAATTTCAACCTACATCGATGGAATCGAAAGTGACATCCAACCTGATCAAAAGGTGCATACCCGGTACTTACAGACTCTGACTCAGACCGGACGGTTATCGTCGGTTGACCCGAATCTGCAAAACATTCCGGTGCGAACGGAGGAGGGGCGCAAGATTCGTGAAGCCTTTGTTCCATCCGAGCCAGATTGGGTTTTATTCTCCTCGGATTACTCCCAGATTGAACTGCGGGTGTTAGCGGCCATTTCGGGTGATCCGAACATGAAAGCGGCCTTTGCCAACGACGAGGATATTCATGCGGTTACTGCCCGGCGGATTTTTGAATTAGATCCGGATGCGGATGTTGACGCCAATTTACGACGTCAGGCCAAAGCAGTTAACTTTGGGATTGTCTATGGGATTAGTTCCTACGGTTTATCGCAAAATACGGGTATTTCTAATCAAGAAGCCAAGCGCTTCATTGAGAAGTACTTTCATGAATACCCTGGGGTAAAGCAGTATATGGATGAAAGCGTCGCCTTTGCGAAGGACCACGGGTACGTGGAAACGATTGCGAAACGGCGCCGGTATATTCCAGAAATCAAATCCCGGAGTTTCCAACGGCGCCAATTTGCCGAACGGATTGCGATGAATTCTCCCATTCAAGGGAGTGCAGCGGATATTATTAAGGCGGCCATGATTAAGATGAACCAGGTGCTGGCTGACCGGGGCCTGCAAGCCCGCATGCTGTTACAGATCCATGATGAACTAATTTTTGAAGCTCCCGTTTTTGAACTAGAAACCTTAGAGACGGTGGTGCCCAAGGTCATGGATTCGATTGTCCAAACGGATTCTTTGTTACAAGCGGCCGCCGTTAACTTCGATGTGCCGTTAAAAGTTGAAAGCCGCTATGGCAATAATTGGTATAATATCAAAAAATAA
- the mutM gene encoding DNA-formamidopyrimidine glycosylase, with translation MPELPEVETVRQGLTKLVGGAKIDSVEVLYPKMINMPADEFASQLAGQTIERIDRRGKYLLFRLTNDLTLVSHLRMEGKYEVEPAGSTRPKHTNVVFHLDDGRELWYKDTRMFGKMALVANDAVMELSGLNKIGPEPTADDLSFTYLKERLHKSHRKLKAFLLDQSQVAGLGNIYCDEVLWMSKLHPEQPTNYVSDAEIEKLRDNIITEIAAAIKGHGTTVHSYSNAFGEAGQFQNQLQAYGRKGEPCRRCKTLMEKIKVAQRGTTFCPKCQVVHGDLSD, from the coding sequence ATGCCAGAATTACCAGAAGTAGAAACCGTCCGCCAGGGTCTCACTAAATTAGTGGGTGGCGCGAAGATTGATTCCGTAGAAGTGCTCTATCCCAAGATGATAAACATGCCCGCAGATGAGTTTGCGAGCCAACTGGCAGGACAAACCATTGAGCGCATTGACCGGCGGGGCAAGTACCTGTTGTTTCGCTTAACCAATGATTTAACCCTTGTATCGCATTTGCGGATGGAAGGAAAGTACGAGGTCGAACCAGCTGGTTCCACCCGGCCGAAGCATACGAACGTGGTCTTTCATTTAGATGACGGCCGGGAACTCTGGTACAAAGATACCCGGATGTTTGGGAAAATGGCGCTGGTTGCCAACGACGCAGTAATGGAGCTGTCGGGTCTCAATAAAATTGGTCCGGAACCAACGGCTGATGATCTCAGTTTTACGTACCTTAAAGAACGGTTGCACAAGTCCCATCGCAAACTTAAGGCCTTTTTACTCGACCAATCACAGGTGGCTGGCTTGGGTAACATTTACTGTGATGAAGTGCTGTGGATGTCCAAGCTTCATCCCGAACAACCCACGAACTACGTTAGCGATGCAGAAATTGAAAAGCTCCGCGACAACATCATCACGGAGATTGCAGCGGCAATCAAAGGTCATGGAACCACGGTGCATTCGTATTCGAACGCCTTTGGGGAAGCTGGTCAGTTTCAAAACCAACTGCAAGCTTATGGGCGCAAGGGCGAGCCTTGTCGTCGGTGTAAAACGTTGATGGAGAAGATTAAGGTTGCCCAACGGGGAACGACTTTCTGTCCTAAGTGCCAAGTGGTTCATGGTGATTTAAGTGACTAA
- the coaE gene encoding dephospho-CoA kinase (Dephospho-CoA kinase (CoaE) performs the final step in coenzyme A biosynthesis.) produces the protein MTKVIGLTGGIATGKSTAARYLVSQGVAVLDLDAETHELEAHDSAIIQQITATFGPEVQVDGQIDRHRLGQLVFADPTQLKRLVRIINPALLQRVTAAMAELDLLVLDAPTLFENGFTSYVDQILMVTCEPLVQMQRLIARNQVSISRASQLMGAQWSQATKAALADWVVDSTAGATQLTHQLQTWLEKMR, from the coding sequence GTGACTAAGGTAATTGGATTAACGGGAGGAATTGCCACCGGAAAATCGACTGCTGCTCGGTATTTGGTAAGTCAAGGAGTCGCGGTGTTAGATTTAGATGCGGAAACGCATGAATTGGAAGCGCATGATTCAGCAATCATTCAGCAGATTACCGCGACGTTTGGTCCAGAGGTTCAAGTGGACGGGCAAATTGATCGCCACCGGTTAGGGCAACTGGTCTTTGCAGATCCCACGCAGTTGAAGCGCTTAGTCCGCATCATTAATCCGGCCTTGTTGCAGCGGGTGACGGCCGCGATGGCCGAATTGGATCTGCTGGTTTTGGATGCACCGACATTGTTTGAAAACGGCTTTACCAGCTATGTGGATCAGATTCTCATGGTGACGTGCGAACCGCTTGTACAGATGCAACGGTTAATCGCTCGTAATCAAGTCAGCATCAGTCGGGCGAGTCAGTTGATGGGAGCCCAGTGGTCACAAGCGACGAAGGCAGCGTTAGCCGATTGGGTGGTCGATAGCACCGCGGGAGCAACCCAGTTAACGCATCAATTACAAACCTGGTTAGAGAAGATGAGGTAA
- the nrdR gene encoding transcriptional regulator NrdR: MKCPKCQQAASRVVDSRPLSGGSEIRRRRECEHCGFRFTTFETLEASPLLVVKKNGDREEFSSDKLLRGIIRSCEKRPVSRAQMNQIVDQTKQSIENRDAGSHEVSSKAIGEYVMNGLKDVDEIAYIRFASVYRQFKDMNEFYAKMQELMGNNPTVKTESKHDGK, from the coding sequence ATGAAATGCCCAAAATGTCAACAAGCGGCGTCACGGGTCGTTGATAGTCGTCCCTTATCTGGTGGCAGTGAGATTCGTCGCCGCCGTGAGTGTGAACACTGTGGTTTTCGGTTTACAACGTTTGAAACTCTGGAAGCGTCGCCGTTACTAGTAGTAAAGAAGAATGGTGATCGTGAAGAGTTTAGTTCGGATAAGTTACTCCGGGGGATTATTCGCTCTTGTGAAAAACGCCCCGTTTCGCGGGCGCAAATGAATCAAATCGTGGATCAAACCAAGCAAAGCATTGAAAACCGGGATGCCGGTAGCCATGAAGTTTCGAGTAAGGCCATTGGGGAGTACGTCATGAACGGCCTCAAGGATGTTGATGAGATTGCTTACATTCGCTTTGCGAGTGTCTACCGCCAGTTCAAGGATATGAATGAGTTTTACGCGAAAATGCAGGAGTTAATGGGTAACAACCCCACCGTTAAAACTGAAAGTAAACATGATGGAAAATGA
- a CDS encoding DnaD domain protein, whose amino-acid sequence MMENDNQLINPQTKFQVRRGHNLTTEQRLSLDQLYLPMIGNDAYALENLLWHQSEQAQGHFYLMSTLQIDAEQLYQARLKLEGSGLMRVYRQGEQTLYQLLDPLLPAQFFQQELLSQFLLEMIGEHQFMTLAQQLLPRPLDVSNLDDQTHSFWQVFAQPAGSVPLLVRQTKQAAQQTPPQAPDPELPEVDLQLMLQILQSSFVNLAEIKKNQALFAVTKQLYGVDEPEMCRVIEQATNLTTNRFDKQKFQLLMARRHTPAAPQPSAPAEHLEMDTTNAQLSQQEQQLVQVAETAAPIPFLGAIKREKGGYATSAEERSLRQLVERNVLPRSVVNMLTYLLLVEREAPTLNKNLLDTIANDWAQRKLQTATQALLEIKQRDQRLATKKASKTKQRRQTVRETLPDWAHQAGNQRSQKQASAANRKLIKERLAKLNKNQSEGRDKQ is encoded by the coding sequence ATGATGGAAAATGATAATCAATTAATTAACCCCCAGACGAAATTTCAAGTCCGTCGGGGTCACAATTTAACTACGGAACAGCGGCTTAGCCTTGACCAGCTGTATTTGCCAATGATTGGGAATGATGCTTATGCCTTGGAGAATCTTTTGTGGCACCAGTCAGAACAAGCTCAGGGACACTTTTATTTAATGAGTACGCTCCAAATTGATGCCGAGCAGCTCTATCAAGCCCGGTTAAAGCTCGAAGGTAGTGGGTTAATGCGGGTTTACCGGCAGGGGGAACAGACGCTCTATCAGTTGCTTGATCCCCTGCTACCAGCGCAATTTTTTCAACAGGAACTTCTCAGTCAGTTTCTACTGGAAATGATTGGGGAGCATCAATTTATGACCCTCGCCCAGCAGTTGCTACCCCGCCCGTTGGATGTCTCGAATTTAGACGATCAGACCCATAGCTTTTGGCAGGTGTTTGCCCAACCAGCTGGTTCAGTACCACTGCTAGTTAGGCAAACCAAACAAGCTGCCCAACAAACGCCACCGCAGGCTCCGGATCCGGAGTTACCGGAGGTTGATTTGCAACTGATGTTGCAGATTTTGCAGAGTTCCTTTGTGAACCTTGCAGAAATCAAAAAAAATCAAGCGCTGTTTGCCGTAACCAAGCAACTGTATGGGGTGGATGAGCCCGAGATGTGCCGAGTCATTGAGCAGGCGACCAATCTAACCACTAACCGGTTTGATAAGCAGAAATTTCAGTTATTAATGGCGCGGCGCCATACGCCAGCCGCTCCCCAGCCGTCAGCGCCAGCAGAGCACTTGGAAATGGACACTACGAACGCCCAGTTGAGTCAACAAGAACAGCAATTAGTGCAGGTCGCAGAAACCGCGGCGCCGATTCCCTTTTTAGGGGCGATTAAACGAGAAAAGGGAGGCTACGCGACGAGCGCGGAGGAACGCTCGTTACGCCAGTTAGTTGAACGCAACGTCTTGCCACGGTCGGTGGTAAACATGTTGACCTACCTATTGCTGGTTGAGCGAGAAGCCCCCACGTTGAACAAAAATTTATTAGATACGATTGCCAATGACTGGGCCCAACGAAAGCTTCAAACGGCGACCCAAGCGTTACTGGAAATTAAGCAACGAGACCAGCGCTTGGCCACTAAAAAAGCTAGCAAAACTAAACAACGCCGCCAGACCGTTCGCGAAACGCTTCCAGACTGGGCGCACCAGGCTGGCAATCAGCGTTCGCAAAAACAAGCTTCCGCTGCCAATCGGAAGCTAATCAAGGAACGGTTAGCTAAGTTAAACAAAAACCAGTCGGAAGGGAGGGATAAGCAATGA
- the dnaI gene encoding primosomal protein DnaI — MKNVGAGLKTSLQQHHLEAHYQELLQRVYADPDVQQFLQEHQAELDPQAKEKSTSKLYEFVTEKQKLQAGNGNFAKGYAPQLVVSDHLIEVAYQPTPEFLEQERQHRLQSNFRTVGMTTAIKQVNFEDYEPTPDQEEVIIKILDFIEQYEADSKANYQALYLYGPFGVGKTFLMAAMAHRLSDHGIQTTLVHFPSFAVALKNAIGDHTLQDKVDQVKQTPVLIIDDLGADSMSAWIRDDVLGVILEYRMQHQLATFFTSNFSMDKLATEHLAVTGKDVVDPLKAQRLMERIKFLARPVFLNGNNLRN, encoded by the coding sequence ATGAAAAACGTTGGTGCGGGACTGAAAACATCCCTACAACAGCATCACTTAGAAGCACACTACCAGGAGTTGTTGCAACGGGTCTACGCTGACCCAGACGTGCAACAATTTTTGCAGGAGCACCAGGCTGAACTTGATCCGCAGGCAAAGGAAAAATCGACTTCGAAATTATACGAGTTTGTCACCGAAAAACAGAAGTTACAGGCCGGCAACGGGAACTTTGCGAAGGGGTATGCTCCCCAGTTAGTGGTTAGTGATCACTTGATTGAAGTGGCATACCAGCCGACCCCGGAGTTTTTGGAACAGGAACGGCAACACCGCTTGCAAAGTAACTTTAGAACGGTGGGGATGACGACCGCCATTAAGCAGGTTAACTTTGAAGACTATGAGCCGACCCCGGACCAAGAAGAAGTCATCATTAAAATCCTAGACTTTATTGAGCAGTATGAAGCGGATTCGAAAGCAAACTACCAAGCCTTATATCTGTACGGGCCCTTTGGGGTGGGAAAGACCTTTTTGATGGCCGCCATGGCCCATCGGTTATCCGATCACGGAATTCAAACCACGTTAGTTCACTTCCCATCCTTTGCGGTTGCTTTGAAGAATGCCATCGGAGATCACACCCTTCAGGATAAAGTTGACCAGGTGAAACAGACCCCCGTACTGATCATTGATGATCTGGGGGCAGATTCAATGTCAGCGTGGATTCGGGATGACGTGTTGGGCGTGATTTTAGAGTATCGAATGCAGCATCAGTTGGCCACGTTCTTTACTTCTAACTTCTCAATGGATAAGTTGGCGACAGAACACCTCGCTGTGACGGGGAAGGATGTCGTTGATCCGTTAAAAGCCCAACGGTTAATGGAACGGATTAAGTTTCTCGCACGCCCGGTATTTTTAAATGGAAACAATTTAAGAAATTAA
- the thrS gene encoding threonine--tRNA ligase gives MAQITLEFPDGRTQAFNSGITVAEVAKSISVSLAKKAVAGKLDEKLVDVREPLLTDGKLEIVTADSNDGLMVLRQSAAQLLAAVVKREFAGVRLGRLAADEDGFYVDTEKDERQISADELDGLAAQMQRVIRDNAVVNRVMLNKADALTEVSGDRYQTELVEAEAADEIPFYEIGGQLVLAQVVAAPSLKALKHFKLLSVAGAYWEGKSSNPMLQRLYGTSFYKATDLEADLQKRQEARERDHRVIGNNLDLFFVDPKVGAGLPYWMPNGATIRRTIERYIVDKELANGYEHVYTPVLANLDLYKQSGHWEHYREDMFPPMEMDDDEMLELRPMNCPSHIQIYNHHIRSYRELPLRIAELGMMHRYEKSGALSGLQRVREMTLNDGHTFVAPEQIQEEFKRILNLMMDVYHDFDIDNYTFRLSYRDPKNTEKYFDDDEMWNKAQSMLKGAMDELGLDYVEAEGEAAFYGPKLDVQTKTALGNEETLSTIQLDFMLPARFDLHYVGEDGQEHRPVMIHRGLVSTMERFTAYLIEIYKGAFPTWLAPKQVQIIPVSEAKHGPYAHQINEQLRALHVRSAVDERSEKMGYLIRDAQTHKIPYTIVVGDDEVQNHTVSVRKYGEEDSRELPMDDFQVEIMHDISTYSRNDAQPKVDK, from the coding sequence ATGGCACAAATTACGCTCGAATTTCCAGATGGTCGCACGCAAGCATTTAATAGTGGCATTACAGTGGCTGAGGTAGCCAAATCAATCTCAGTTAGTCTAGCTAAAAAAGCAGTGGCTGGAAAACTGGACGAAAAGTTAGTAGATGTTCGGGAACCATTGCTGACGGACGGAAAGCTAGAAATTGTAACGGCTGATTCAAACGATGGGTTGATGGTGCTCCGGCAGAGTGCCGCACAGTTACTAGCTGCGGTCGTTAAACGGGAATTTGCTGGGGTGCGCTTAGGTCGATTAGCAGCTGATGAAGATGGCTTTTACGTTGATACGGAAAAAGACGAACGCCAGATTAGTGCGGACGAATTAGATGGACTCGCAGCACAAATGCAACGGGTGATTAGGGATAATGCGGTTGTAAACCGCGTAATGTTGAATAAAGCAGACGCCTTAACCGAAGTTAGCGGGGATCGCTACCAAACGGAACTAGTCGAAGCTGAAGCGGCTGATGAAATTCCCTTTTACGAAATTGGGGGGCAATTGGTTCTTGCTCAAGTGGTTGCTGCGCCTAGTTTGAAAGCTCTCAAGCACTTTAAACTCTTATCGGTTGCCGGGGCATACTGGGAAGGCAAGTCCTCTAATCCCATGCTCCAACGGTTATATGGAACGTCCTTTTACAAAGCTACCGATTTAGAAGCCGATTTACAAAAGCGACAGGAAGCTCGGGAACGCGATCACCGGGTGATTGGGAACAACCTCGACCTGTTCTTCGTTGATCCTAAAGTTGGCGCTGGGTTACCATACTGGATGCCAAACGGAGCAACGATTCGGCGGACGATTGAACGCTACATCGTTGACAAGGAATTAGCGAACGGGTATGAACATGTTTACACACCAGTCTTAGCAAACCTTGACCTTTACAAGCAATCCGGACACTGGGAACACTACCGAGAAGACATGTTCCCGCCAATGGAAATGGATGATGATGAGATGCTGGAATTACGACCCATGAACTGTCCTTCCCACATCCAAATTTATAACCATCACATTCGGTCCTACCGAGAACTACCATTACGGATTGCTGAATTGGGAATGATGCACCGGTACGAAAAATCGGGGGCCTTAAGTGGATTACAACGGGTCCGGGAAATGACTCTCAATGATGGGCACACGTTCGTTGCTCCGGAACAAATCCAGGAAGAATTCAAGCGGATTTTGAACCTCATGATGGACGTTTATCATGACTTTGACATTGATAATTACACGTTCCGGTTAAGTTATCGGGATCCGAAGAATACGGAAAAGTACTTTGATGATGATGAGATGTGGAACAAGGCCCAGAGCATGTTGAAGGGTGCCATGGATGAATTAGGCTTGGACTACGTTGAAGCCGAAGGCGAAGCAGCCTTTTATGGTCCAAAGTTGGACGTGCAAACGAAGACGGCCCTTGGAAACGAGGAAACCCTCTCTACGATTCAACTGGACTTCATGTTACCAGCTCGCTTTGATCTGCACTACGTTGGTGAAGACGGTCAGGAACACCGGCCCGTAATGATTCACCGGGGCTTGGTTTCAACGATGGAACGGTTTACGGCCTACCTCATTGAAATTTACAAGGGAGCTTTCCCAACCTGGTTAGCGCCTAAACAAGTGCAAATCATTCCGGTTAGTGAAGCTAAGCACGGTCCGTACGCCCACCAGATTAACGAACAGTTGCGGGCGCTGCACGTTCGTTCAGCCGTTGACGAACGCTCAGAAAAGATGGGCTACCTGATTCGGGACGCCCAAACGCACAAAATTCCTTACACCATCGTTGTTGGTGATGACGAAGTCCAGAACCACACGGTTTCAGTGCGTAAGTATGGGGAAGAGGATAGTCGCGAGTTACCAATGGATGACTTCCAAGTGGAAATTATGCACGATATTTCGACTTATTCTCGCAACGATGCCCAACCCAAGGTTGACAAATAA
- the infC gene encoding translation initiation factor IF-3, whose amino-acid sequence MVNDGIRAREMMVIDDQGNKLGLKSKAEAMQIAEDANLDLVLVAPNAKPAVAKILDYGKYRFNQQKKERESRKKQKTVSVKEIRLSPTIDTNDFNTKLKNAQKFLTKGEKVRVSIRFKGRAITHKEIGRDVLNRMADATADIATVTQRAKMDGRSMFLMLAPSNKTKK is encoded by the coding sequence ATGGTCAACGATGGAATCAGAGCTCGTGAAATGATGGTTATTGATGATCAAGGTAACAAACTTGGTTTGAAATCAAAGGCTGAAGCAATGCAAATTGCCGAGGACGCGAACTTGGATTTAGTGCTGGTTGCACCAAACGCTAAACCGGCAGTTGCTAAAATTCTTGATTACGGGAAGTACCGTTTTAACCAACAAAAGAAGGAACGGGAATCCCGCAAGAAGCAAAAAACGGTTAGCGTTAAGGAAATTCGGTTAAGTCCAACGATTGATACGAATGACTTCAATACGAAGTTGAAAAACGCACAAAAGTTCCTCACAAAGGGCGAAAAAGTGCGGGTTTCCATTCGTTTTAAGGGACGGGCCATCACGCATAAAGAGATCGGTCGGGACGTGTTGAACCGGATGGCTGATGCCACGGCTGACATTGCAACCGTTACGCAACGAGCAAAGATGGATGGCCGGAGTATGTTCTTAATGCTTGCACCAAGTAATAAAACAAAAAAGTAG
- the rpmI gene encoding 50S ribosomal protein L35: MPKMKSNRAVAKRFKKTAKGGLKSAHAFTSHRFHGKTKKQRRHLRGTHMLNSIWVKSYTELLKK, translated from the coding sequence ATGCCAAAAATGAAATCAAACCGGGCCGTTGCAAAACGGTTTAAAAAGACTGCTAAGGGTGGGTTAAAGAGTGCCCATGCCTTTACTAGTCACCGTTTCCACGGGAAGACGAAGAAGCAACGTCGTCACTTACGTGGGACTCACATGTTAAACAGCATTTGGGTTAAGTCATATACTGAATTATTAAAAAAATAA
- the rplT gene encoding 50S ribosomal protein L20 produces MPRVKGGTATRNRRKRVLKLAKGYRGGKHRLFKTAKDQVMKSREYAFRDRRNNKGNFRKLWITRINAAARINDISYSKLMHGLKVANIDVNRKMLADLAVNDADAFAALVAEAKKAL; encoded by the coding sequence ATGCCACGAGTAAAAGGTGGAACTGCTACACGGAACCGGCGGAAACGCGTACTGAAATTAGCTAAGGGATACCGCGGTGGAAAGCACCGGCTCTTTAAAACTGCTAAAGATCAAGTAATGAAGTCACGGGAATATGCCTTTCGTGATCGTCGTAACAACAAAGGGAACTTTAGAAAACTGTGGATTACGCGGATTAACGCGGCAGCCCGGATTAATGACATTAGTTACAGTAAATTAATGCATGGGCTTAAGGTGGCTAACATTGACGTTAACCGTAAGATGTTAGCGGACTTAGCAGTGAATGATGCAGATGCATTTGCAGCTTTAGTTGCTGAAGCCAAAAAAGCTTTATAA
- a CDS encoding YqeG family HAD IIIA-type phosphatase, which translates to MLKAFKPTWMVENVFQISPQKLRQHGITTVLADLDNTLIPWNNKNSTTKLKHWMESLQGSGIKLVVVSNNNPKRVKRAVGDLQLPFVAHALKPLPVGIKRALKQGHLHKQEVVMVGDQLLTDVLAANSCKIKSIWVKPLVQTDLLPTKLNRQLEKLVYRLLQKKYKLQWKEDID; encoded by the coding sequence ATGTTAAAAGCATTTAAACCAACCTGGATGGTGGAGAACGTCTTTCAAATTTCGCCCCAAAAATTGCGACAACACGGAATTACAACCGTTTTGGCTGATTTAGACAACACCCTCATTCCTTGGAATAATAAAAACAGTACCACGAAGTTAAAGCACTGGATGGAGAGCTTACAAGGGTCCGGAATCAAACTGGTGGTCGTTTCGAACAATAATCCCAAACGGGTTAAACGAGCCGTAGGTGATTTGCAGTTACCATTTGTGGCGCATGCCTTAAAACCGCTTCCGGTCGGGATTAAACGGGCCTTAAAGCAGGGCCACTTGCACAAACAAGAAGTGGTGATGGTCGGCGATCAGTTATTAACTGATGTGCTGGCAGCCAATAGCTGTAAAATTAAAAGCATCTGGGTGAAGCCCCTCGTGCAAACCGACTTATTACCCACTAAACTGAACCGCCAGTTAGAAAAACTAGTGTACCGGTTACTGCAAAAAAAATATAAGCTACAGTGGAAGGAAGATATTGATTAA